From Helicoverpa zea isolate HzStark_Cry1AcR chromosome 12, ilHelZeax1.1, whole genome shotgun sequence:
ACTATATACAGTTGAAGTGTATCGGAAATTCTTTAAGCTTAGAAGCACCAAGatgctgttactgttacagcctttttttatcgtcccactgctgagcacaggcctcctctcacacggagaaggattgagcataaatcaccacgcttgctcaatgcggaccAAGAtacactatattttttatttttttgttcaactTTGGGTCACATAGATTGAATATGTACGATCCCGGACATTAGATAAAGGTCTAGTAACATTCTAACCTTcgcaaaggagattgggcaagaatgtatgaagtttggtccaaatgtccaccgcgaacgagacctatataattcaatagtccacttaatttagagtaacttttactaagaaagtaaaaaaaaaacaatgccaaaaaaaagttatagccaaaaatgtattcttaattttcggtagtttttgtatgttatcattattattttttattttattccacttccatttccgcactttatctaaaactaagatgagttatttaatttgcatataaacaacgcatatttttttgcccgatggatgacgaatcactaaccaattgaggcgccagaagtgcttgaatatactcagcggtgcctggatctaagaaaggtCGATGTAACTGGCGGTATCTTCTCTCTAATAGTGAACAATTGTATTTTgtcagaaagtacgaaaatcgaacattacgaaaagtaattgaaaaaatgaaattgataaaatctatgcaatgagttttttgattttgctataacttttttctggtattatattttttttttactttcataacaaaaaatgttccgtatttaacgggctatctagctatataggtctcgttcgtggtggacatttggaccggaatcgcccattgtcctttgtagtATAATACATTGACGGATCAACCGGTATGACTGATTGTATTATACAACCAAAATAAGAACAGTGGCAAGTTGCTAGTACTTTATTCCtagtcattattttattatctttattatcCTATTATGTGGTTTTCTTCTATAAATATGTTTGCCTGATTTGGTAATAATTAAGTTTAggtactgtttttattttccgGTATCCAAACTAAATATGGATTTTACGGGTCATTTGCATACTCATGTAAACACAAGATAATGTAAGAATTAACGTCttgttttttataaacattccaatattttgttattttaaattcttagtatttcagaagcttttcaaaataattttgataattcaaCTCGCGATTACATAGCTACGTCACTTCGATATAGGCAGtgcaaaattaaattgtttcgtTTTTGAACTTATGTaataacgataaaaatattaaaaacaaaagattctATACTTCCTACTTTTGGAATATAGAGCAAGTGTGATATTAGTTTTggattttaaacaaaatgacaGAATCGAAAAcgttaaaatcattttattattcCATACTTATAACCTAAACatagtatttacaaaattagaTCGTAGGCTAGCACGTTGTTATGACTTTGGGCATGCTGTGGCTATTCGAAGCCATTTTGAAAATCAGTTGCTAAAAGAAAATagtatttcaattaaaagtATATCGACGATAATGTTACCGAATCGTATtaacctaatataaaaatacgttACTGTGTCgtatttttagaaatatttccATCTTCACGTCAGAAGTACGATTCCGTACAAATGACTGTTAAAGACTGATTTTTAGAGTGAATATTGTCTtagattatttataaattatattccaTTACTGGAGTCAGTAGTTAGACTAGGACAGAACGAAGTACTCTGCCATCTAATCAAAGGATTTTCAAATTCATAGTTCCTTTGTTTCTTACTCACGGTCAAGCCCCAACAATCAAAATTGAACCTTAACTCTCTCACTAAAAGTTGAAAATCGCATGACCTAAAAACACCTAGTCTTATAACTCGCTACAAAAGTCCTTCCATTTCCTTCATGAACTGCATATAAGCGTCGTCCTTGCTCGGCACTTGTTTAGGTATGTCAGCCGGCCTCTGTATGGCCCCGGATTTGATTCCCGGCTTAGGCTTTTTGTCCTCGCGTTTGACTCTTAGAGCTGACGGCACGAATCTGGTGACGTCGGCTGATAGATTCCTTATCTGTGGTTTGGCACTGATTGTTGCAcctggaataaatatttttggatacTGAACGAGGTGTAGCTACAGGAtggaatattttgtaaaataaaagcaaaataagTTTGATCACGGACGGGTTTTGTCAactgaactgaaaaaaaaactaattggtGTGCGACCGATAATGGGATTTTAGGGACGGTCATAGTAAACTTTTGTAGGGGGTTTTATAGTTTCAAAAATAATGTCTGAAATTTTATTAACTAGACAATTATAAATTCCTTATAGTTTGACCTCGCTATATGCGGTGTACACTACCCGTGTTAGACAAGCATTCCCTGAATATGATCCGGGTACCTACTTTCACCTGTTATCTACCAAAATCAGCACTGAAGACTAACAGACGGTCTTTGACCATAACAggaataacattaattttagtcaaaggtttttatttcatatagaccgGTGCAAGGTTCTGATGACTGGTTATGTTCCTGTTTTTTGACTCCtaacaaataaagtaaatataaaaaataaaactactacTAACCTTGCTGAGCATCCTTCTTAGTAATAAGCTGCGGTGCTGCACTGAGCACGGAGAGCTGTGGATGCGGtttgggcggcggcggcggcgccagcGGCCGCAGCAGGCGGGGCGGAGCTCCCGGCGGCGGGCCCGGCGGGCGTAGCATGCCGCGGGGAAGGCCTAGAAATTGAAGATAGAGTGAGGAACGATATGCCCATGTGTTTATTAGTGTTTTTGTTGTCTTACTGTAGGTTACAGGTCTTTTATCGTAAAGTAGCTGCGTCATAGCAGTCGTATGTATTGCAtcgaaaacatttaaaaacaagGCAGATATAATTGTTAAACGCGTTTTTAAACGCTAAGAAAGACAACATAAAAGCATGCCGTCGTTGTTTAAATAGCTTGGTGTGCATCGGCGCTAAAACATGGATGaccttacaatatttttatagatctgaattatgtataataataataatttttttctttcacatCCCTCTTTTTTAATGCTCAACAGTCTGACCCGGACAAGAGTCGTCTTGTCCGAGTCAGACggtataggtataggtactgcAAGCAACAGCTTTAATTATTGCAGTacctatcaaaaaaaatatccatattCAGGCACGAAATGTTTACCTGTAGGCGGTGGTCCCGGGGGCCCGGGCGGTGGTCCGGGGGGACCGGGAGGTGGCCCGGGCGGGCCCAGACGGAGTGGCGGCGCTAATGGCGCACGGAGAGGTGGTGGCCGGAGACCTGTAGACATATTGGTAGGTTATTTGGCTATTTCTAATTATGTATGTTGACGAAAATTTATTTTCGAACCAAATTACAAGCGGAGATATAcataatgcaaaatctcctaagaaagtagcgcgccaaaatgcggatgttaggggaacgaggaacgttagtAGCTCCGTCCTTACACGTCAAGGAACTAGcccataaaattttaaaatattatccccaatcaagaaaaatattgatttgcTGCGAATTTCAATAACCTGTCTATCTGTGGATAAGAGATATTAAGTTGTTGGACATGTAGTAGTATAAGTTACCAGGAGGTAAGAGCGGCGGCGGCATCTGCCTGAGCTCGGCGCCGGGCGGCTCGAGCGTGAAGTCTGGCGGCGCCACGTGCGGCACGTGCGGGCCTCCCTCCGGCTCGCTGTCCGAGTCACTGTCACATACATGATCACTCACCAGGAGGTAAGAGCGGCGGCGGCATCTGCCTGAGCTCGGCGCCGGGCGGCTCGAGCGTGAAGTCTGGCGGCGCCACGTGCGGCACGTGCGGGCCTCCCTCCGGCTCGCTGTCCGAGTCACTGTCACATACATGATCACTCACCAGGAGGTAAGAGCGGCGGCGGCATCTGCCTGAGCTCGGCGCCGGGCGGCTCGAGCGTGAAGTCTGGCGGCGCCACGTGCGGCACGTGCGGGCCTCCCTCCGGCTCGCTGTCCGAGTCACTGTCACATACATGATCACTCACCAGGAGGTAAGAGCGGCGGCGGCATCTGCCTGAGCTCGGCGCCGGGCGGCTCGAGCGTGAAGTCTGGCGGCGCCACGTGCGGCACGTGCGGGCCTCCCTCCGGCTCGCTGTCCGAGTCACTGTCACATACATGATCACTCACCAGGAGGTAAGAGCGGCGGCGGCATCTGCCTGAGCTCGGCGCCGGGCGGCTCGAGCGTGAAGTCTGGCGGCGCCACGTGCGGCACGTGCGGGCCTCCCTCCGGCTCGCTGTCCGAGTCACTGTCACATACATGATCACTCACCAGGAGGTAAGAGCGGCGGCGGCATCTGCCTGAGCTCGGCGCCGGGCGGCTCGAGCGTGAAGTCTGGCGGCGCCACGTGCGGCACGTGCGGGCCTCCCTCCGGCTCGCTGTCCGAGTCACTGTCACATACATGATCACTCACCAGGAGGTAAGAGCGGCGGCGGCATCTGCCTGAGCTCGGCGCCGGGCGGCTCGAGCGTGAAGTCTGGCGGCGCCACGTGCGGCACGTGCGGGCCTCCCTCCGGCTCGCTGTCCGAGTCACTGTCACATACATGATCACTCACCAGGAGGTAAGAGCGGCGGCGGCATCTGCCTGAGCTCGGCGCCGGGCGGCTCGAGCGTGAAGTCTGGCGGCGCCACGTGCGGCACGTGCGGGCCTCCCTCCGGCTCGCTGTCCGAGTCACTGTCACATACATGATCACTCACCAGGAGGTAAGAGCGGCGGCGGCATCTGCCTGAGCTCGGCGCCGGGCGGCTCGAGCGTGAAGTCTGGCGGCGCCACGTGCGGCACGTGCGGGCCTCCCTCCGGCTCGCTGTCCGAGTCACTGTCACATACATGATCACTCACCAGGAGGTAAGAGCGGCGGCGGCATCTGCCTGAGCTCGGCGCCGGGCGGCTCGAGCGTGAAGTCTGGCGGCGCCACGTGCGGCACGTGCGGGCCTCCCTCCGGCTCGCTGTCCGAGTCACTGTCACATACATGATCACTCACCAGGAGGTAAGAGCGGCGGCGGCATCTGCCTGAGCTCGGCGCCGGGCGGCTCGAGCGTGAAGTCTGGCGGCGCCACGTGCGGCACGTGCGGGCCTCCCTCCGGCTCGCTGTCCGAGTCACTGTCACATACATGATCACTCACCAGGAGGTAAGAGCGGCGGCGGCATCTGCCTGAGCTCGGCGCCGGGCGGCTCGAGCGTGAAGTCTGGCGGCGCCACGTGCGGCACGTGCGGGCCTCCCTCCGGCTCGCTGTCCGAGTCACTGTCACATACATGATCACTCACCAGGAGGTAAGAGCGGCGGCGGCATCTGCCTGAGCTCGGCGCCGGGCGGCTCGAGCGTGAAGTCTGGCGGCGCCACGTGCGGCACGTGCGGGCCTCCCTCCGGCTCGCTGTCCGAGTCACTGTCACATACATGATCACTCACCAGGAGGTAAGAGCGGCGGCGGCATCTGCCTGAGCTCGGCGCCGGGCGGCTCGAGCGTGAAGTCTGGCGGCGCCACGTGCGGCACGTGCGGGCCTCCCTCCGGCTCGCTGTCCGAGTCACTGTCACATACATGATCACTCACCAGGAGGTAAGAGCGGCGGCGGCATCTGCCTGAGCTCGGCGCCGGGCGGCTCGAGCGTGAAGTCTGGCGGCGCCACGTGCGGCACGTGCGGGCCTCCCTCCGGCTCGCTGTCCGAGTCACTGTCGCGACCACCGCCCGAACGTTTGAGGGCGCTTAATCTGTAAGAAAAGGAAGTTTGATTATCACTCCATTATATTTTGGATGCTTGCActatttttttcatcatttgCGAAAGGGTGCGActacatctggcgaatgcgccttaaatgtgcagctcgcgatcCATTTACGTGCTGCCCGCGAGCTCCTCCACGCACATAGGCTCAGTAATGTTGTAGAATCATTTAAGACCTAGCGCGCCGCAGGAGCGGCGCATGAACTAAAATGCACGCAGGCAGCTCGCAAAAGACCctcgagctgcacattcgccagatgtgaaCGCACATTGCAAATGCATTAATTTTGCCTGACCTACTGCTCAACatagtgggacagcataggctaacaAAAAACGAATTTTTATCATCAATACATAAGGATACAAAAGGTGCCGTATGTGTCATAAAAACGTTTCGATGTCtgaacaatttacaaaacataaaatgacacAACCATAATTCAAATAAACCAACAAACTTAACCATACCTAGCATTCAAATTCGATCTCTCTCCCTCTTCCGGTGCACCTCTTCCATTTCCTTCATAAAGTCATCAATGTTCTGCCCAGACAGCGCTAACATGCGTTGCTGTAAGGACGTCGGTTTGGGCGCCTGAGCTATCACAACCCAAGCCGACAACAACAACCAGATTCCTCAAATAATCCTTACCTAGCATTCAAATCCGCAGCCCGATCTCTCTCCCTCTTCCGGTGCACCTCTTCCATTTCCTTCATAAAGTCATCGATGTTCTGACCAGACAGCGCTAACATGCGTTGCTGTAAGGACGTGGGTTTGGGCGCCTGCCTGAGCTAACATACTATGAAAACAACCAAATACCTCAAACCAATCGTTACCTAGCATTCAAATCCGCAGCCCGATCTCTCTCCCTCTTCCGGTGCACCTCTTCCATTTCCTTCATAAAATCGTCGATATTCTGACCAAACAGCGCTAACATGCGTTGCTGTAAGGACGTCGGTTTGGGTGATTGAGCTATCACAATCCAAGCCAACAACAACAACCAGATTCCTCAAATAATCCTTACCTAGCATTCAAATCCGCAGCCCGATCTCTCTCCCTCTTCCGATGCACCTCTTCCATTTCCTTCATAAAGTCATCAATGTTCTGACCAGATAGCGCTAACATGCGTTGCTGTAAGGACGTCGGTTTGGGTGCTTGAGTCGCGGCGTTCGCTTGAGGATTCACTGAATCATCTTCAACGACTTCCCCGTCTATGTTTTCGGGAACTGGTTTCGCTTGAACTTGAACCTTTGGTAATGGTGCCTGAAAATTTGAGTTTAGTTAAATTTTTGTGTGTTGTATAGGCTTCGTTTAAGAGACATTGAGAATGGTCTATGGCTATGTTGTACTGCCTTTTTGCAAGAACTAGTTCCCCAAATGTCAGTCAATTAGGAATTTCCTATGCTAAGTATTAATAGGTATCTTTTGATAAAtagtgataaaaaaatacctactaccagtttacaaaacaaatcaaaagtcaaaatTGTGTAATTTAAAGATTCCAGATTGTTATCTATCATAAGATAGCAGTGgatatttcataattattacgcgcaataaataaaaatattttgatacataaAAACTAGCAGATTCCCGCTGTTTCTATTTAACTACTTCACACACCTTTTTTGAGTGTCTGTGTAGCTTCAtaccggttcttctccataagaccaactctttggaaccgtgcaactagtttgacgttttgaaagagctttcataggcttttttgaaataaaataaaattactttgacAACCTATACTGAAAGTATTTTCCATCGGAgcagtacttcctgagattagccaCTCAACGACACAACAACCTTTATATTAACTACATAGCTACGTATAAATATACTTACACACTCCCCAGGTGGTCCTTCATCCGGCATATCAGAGAAGCGCAGTACTTTAGCATGCTTTTCCTTTTCCAGTACTAAGATCTCGAAGTCACACGGCGGGCCTGGGGGCACGCCAGGCGGTTCTACGCCAACCGGCCGTTCCTAGAATATTGCGGTACTATACAAGCGTAAACTGTTGTATTCTAGTGTAAGATTTATATGAACGAAAGTGGTGATTTAAAATTATCttgatttatttagaaaaagaaACTGATGAAGAGCAATGTAGCTGAAAAGACCCTTAATGGGAGTTCGAATTTTATAAATTACGTAAGTAGATATAATGAAAAGATACCTTATGTCAACTCTTATACTACAAATTGAGATCATCAGAAATGGACCATCTTGATCGAGTTTCGAAACACATTGGTAAAAAAATTTGCAGCAAAAAGAGTCTAATATGTATACGAAAAGAAAAACCAGCTTACTTTGTATGCA
This genomic window contains:
- the LOC124635167 gene encoding WW domain-binding protein 11, whose translation is MGRRSINTTKSGKYMNPTDQARKEARKKELKKNKRQRQMVRAAVLKMKDPTQILEELQKIDEMEYNVLQPSPLNEKVLKEKRKKLRETFDRVLKMYDKDDPEKWVDLKRQEMEYEKRRAHLISYYESVKHAQSVQVDDIPLPTLQVPDNLIFSNVPSQIPLPIDAVHPVVVKPILKKDSAYKERPVGVEPPGVPPGPPCDFEILVLEKEKHAKVLRFSDMPDEGPPGECAPLPKVQVQAKPVPENIDGEVVEDDSVNPQANAATQAPKPTSLQQRMLALSGQNIDDFMKEMEEVHRKRERDRAADLNARLSALKRSGGGRDSDSDSEPEGGPHVPHVAPPDFTLEPPGAELRQMPPPLLPPGLRPPPLRAPLAPPLRLGPPGPPPGPPGPPPGPPGPPPTGLPRGMLRPPGPPPGAPPRLLRPLAPPPPPKPHPQLSVLSAAPQLITKKDAQQGATISAKPQIRNLSADVTRFVPSALRVKREDKKPKPGIKSGAIQRPADIPKQVPSKDDAYMQFMKEMEGLL